The Acetivibrio saccincola genome window below encodes:
- a CDS encoding flotillin family protein, whose translation MLCKIGLSGSLLILVTIIVVMIFSTIIALFSRYKKCPSDKILVVYGKVGKNKEGGTRSAKCIHGGAAFIWPIIQDYSFLDLKPISIEVMLQSALSRQNIRVDVPSIFTVAISTEPSTMQNAAERLLGLKQDEIAALAKDIIFGQLRLVIATMEIEEINSDRDKFLSNVTANVEAELKKIGLRLINVNVTDINDESGYIDALGKEAAAKAINDAKKSVAEKNRDGSIGEANAKRDERIKVAEANAAAVEGENNSQITIAMSEAIRREKEAEANKRAIAAEKVQQAKALEEAYHAEEEAEKARANREKATREADVIIPAEIEKRKAQIDADAEAEKIRIKAKGEADAIFARMEAEARGIKEIMTKQAEGFEKIVAAAGGDAQKAVMLMVADKLPELIKTQVEAIKGIKIDKITVWDSMGNGKGTPSTANFLSGMFKSIPPLKDLFNMAGMELPDYLEGEKKENKDENSKTVNEDNAEDSVYKDSDKNLSEKLDEKLEGNLEENQKENDFNNPDFPGLF comes from the coding sequence AGTTATGATTTTTTCTACTATAATAGCGCTATTCTCAAGGTACAAGAAATGTCCCTCGGACAAAATACTTGTAGTATATGGTAAGGTAGGCAAAAACAAAGAAGGTGGTACGCGTTCTGCAAAGTGTATTCATGGCGGAGCCGCTTTCATATGGCCTATAATCCAGGATTACAGCTTTTTAGACCTCAAACCAATATCCATTGAGGTAATGCTGCAAAGTGCATTAAGCAGACAAAACATAAGGGTTGATGTCCCGTCAATATTCACAGTGGCTATATCTACAGAGCCAAGTACAATGCAAAATGCCGCTGAAAGACTTTTAGGCTTAAAGCAGGATGAAATAGCAGCACTGGCAAAGGATATTATTTTTGGTCAGCTAAGACTTGTAATAGCTACAATGGAAATTGAAGAAATAAATTCTGACAGGGATAAGTTTTTAAGCAATGTCACTGCAAACGTTGAAGCTGAATTAAAGAAAATAGGTTTAAGACTTATAAACGTTAACGTAACGGATATAAACGATGAATCAGGATACATAGATGCCCTTGGTAAGGAAGCAGCTGCAAAAGCCATCAACGATGCAAAGAAAAGCGTTGCAGAAAAGAACAGGGACGGTTCTATAGGTGAGGCTAACGCAAAAAGAGACGAAAGAATTAAAGTTGCAGAAGCTAACGCAGCAGCCGTGGAAGGGGAAAATAACTCTCAAATAACAATAGCAATGTCAGAAGCAATTAGAAGAGAAAAGGAAGCAGAAGCCAATAAAAGGGCTATTGCAGCAGAAAAAGTGCAACAGGCTAAAGCCCTTGAAGAGGCATATCATGCAGAAGAAGAAGCAGAAAAAGCAAGGGCAAACAGGGAAAAAGCTACCCGTGAAGCAGACGTCATCATTCCTGCTGAAATTGAAAAGAGAAAAGCACAAATTGACGCTGATGCAGAAGCTGAAAAAATCCGCATTAAAGCCAAAGGGGAAGCAGATGCAATATTTGCCAGGATGGAAGCTGAAGCAAGGGGTATAAAAGAAATAATGACCAAACAGGCGGAAGGTTTTGAAAAGATAGTAGCAGCGGCTGGCGGGGATGCTCAAAAGGCAGTAATGCTTATGGTAGCTGACAAACTTCCTGAACTTATAAAAACACAAGTTGAAGCAATTAAAGGAATTAAAATTGATAAAATTACTGTCTGGGACAGTATGGGTAATGGAAAAGGCACACCTTCAACAGCAAATTTCCTATCAGGAATGTTTAAATCCATCCCACCTTTGAAGGATTTATTTAATATGGCAGGCATGGAGCTTCCTGATTATTTAGAAGGTGAGAAAAAAGAAAACAAAGATGAAAACAGTAAAACAGTAAATGAGGATAATGCTGAGGACAGTGTATATAAAGATTCAGATAAAAACTTAAGTGAAAAATTAGATGAAAAATTAGAAGGGAATTTAGAAGAAAACCAAAAAGAAAATGATTTTAACAACCCCGATTTCCCTGGTTTGTTCTGA